The Constrictibacter sp. MBR-5 region ACGGCGAGGCGCGCGGCGGGCTCCGCGGGCAGGCGGTCCAGGCGCAGTTCGAGCAGGCCCATGACCGCCCGGTCGGCGACCGCGGCGGCGACGCCGCGCCGGCCGCTGCGCGGTGGGCCGATCAGGTTCACCGCCGGCCGCGCCGCCTCGGCCAGCACCGCGACGAGCGGCGCCACCAGCGGCAGGTGGCAGGGCGCCGGCACCGCCGGCGACGCCGGCTGGAGCACGTCGCGGGCGCGCGGATCGAGGTAGTCCAGTCCGCACAGGGCATCCACCATCCGCTCGTCGAGCAGGATCGGCGACAGCGGCCCGCCGTCACCCGGACACTCGACCAGGCGGAAACGCCGCAGCGGCATCGTCGGCAGCAGCGCCCGGCGCACGTCCAGCGCCGCCACGTCCGGCGCCAGCAGCGCCTCGATCAGGTGCGGCGTGGCGTGCGCCACCGAGATGCGGTCGTGGACATAGCCGTAGAGCTGCCCGAGGCCGGCATCGAGCTTCGGCGCGAGCGCCGTGAGCAGGATCGTCTGCTCCAGCGGCGACAGGCCGAACAGGCCTGCGACACGGTCGATCGGCGCGGGCCGGCCGTCGCGAACGAGCCGCCGCCGCAGGGCTTCTGCGTCCGCCTCCGCCGCCGCGATGCGTCGGCCGAGGGCGCATGCGTCCGCATCGCGCTCCAGGAACCCGGCGTAGGCGGCGCCGCCGACGCCGCGCAGCAGCCAGTCCGCGCGCGTGTCGCTGACCACCTGCTCGCCATAGCCGTGCAGCCGGTCGTCGGTCCATGGCGCGGCACGCAGCCACAGAACCCGCCGTTCCAGCCGCAGGCGCAGCGCCGCCAGCGACAGGTCGAGCCACGCCGCCTCGGCGGCAGCCCCGGCGTCCCCGTCCCTCGCGCGTCTGGCGGCGGCTTCGGTCATCCGCTCACGGCCTCAACAGGAAGGTGGTGCCGTCGGCGCGGCTGCGTGCGCCATTCACCTGCACACTGACCGCATAGGGCTGCCCGCCGGCCGGCGGCGTCGGCAGCGCGTCGGCCAGCAGGCCCAGCGGCACCTGCACGCTCGTCGCCGTCGGCGCCGCCCAGGGATCGCCAACGCCGGGCTCGCGCACCTCGATCGGCACGTCGCCGACGATGACATAGGTGACCAGATCCGGGTCCCACAGCCGCTCGCCGTCGACGCGCAGCAGGCCGGCAGCGGTTCCGTCGGCCGGGTCGATGCCCGTCACGGTCGGGACCAGTTCCAGCACGACCTGGTTGGAGCGGAAGCTGCGCGGCTCGCTGATCGGCGTGCCCCGGTCGAGGGCGCCCTCCACACCCTCCACCCCGTGCTCGATCAGGACCTGCACCAGCAGCGGCCCCGGCTGCAGCCTGTCGGCGGCGGCGATCGGCCGCGGCGCCGGGTTGTCGAGATCGATCGGATACGCATCGTCCGGCACCGCGATCTCGATCCGCTCCGCTCCGGCGGGCACCACGCGGATCGGTTCCAGCTCGCCGAACCGCACGAAGGTGCGGTCCGCGACGAAGTTCCGGCCCTCGATCACCACGGTCTCGCCCGGCCGCACCCGCGCGTCGCGCGGCGGGTCGCCCGGCACCGGCTCGTGATAGGCGGCGGCGATCTCCGGGCGCGCACGCGTCGACATGAAGATGCGACGCACCGCCACCGGCGGCGCCAGCCGGCGCTCGGCCAGGCTCTCGATCTGGATCGCGGTCGCCTCGTAGATCACCGACCGGCGGAAATTCACGTCGTGGATGGTCGACCAGAGCTTCGACATCTCCTCC contains the following coding sequences:
- a CDS encoding DUF4255 domain-containing protein translates to MADHTAIAGVSRSLRTLLRDRMAAPVAVTLAPPDVTVAGINDARVNLYLFHVGENPELRNQDLPGRGHPGRYGRPPLSLNLRYLLTCHGATEDQEESDLNAQIVLGDAMRALHDHALITESLVIGRPAAGTVGDPILDLALRGQVERVKVTLVPSGLEEMSKLWSTIHDVNFRRSVIYEATAIQIESLAERRLAPPVAVRRIFMSTRARPEIAAAYHEPVPGDPPRDARVRPGETVVIEGRNFVADRTFVRFGELEPIRVVPAGAERIEIAVPDDAYPIDLDNPAPRPIAAADRLQPGPLLVQVLIEHGVEGVEGALDRGTPISEPRSFRSNQVVLELVPTVTGIDPADGTAAGLLRVDGERLWDPDLVTYVIVGDVPIEVREPGVGDPWAAPTATSVQVPLGLLADALPTPPAGGQPYAVSVQVNGARSRADGTTFLLRP